The Streptomyces sp. NBC_00344 genome includes a window with the following:
- a CDS encoding CinA family protein, which yields MSAAALVLRTLAGRGETLAAAESLTGGLVAAELTSVPGASRVFRGSVTAYATALKHDVLGVDGALLDARGPVNAEVAQQMAAGVRRVMGADWGMATTGVAGPDAQDGQPVGTVFLAVSGPGGAGNVAALRLNGDRAEIRMESVRSVLELLSVELRENARAQDTEQNGGN from the coding sequence GTGAGCGCCGCAGCCCTGGTGCTCCGGACGCTCGCCGGGCGCGGTGAGACCCTCGCCGCTGCCGAGTCCCTGACCGGCGGCCTGGTGGCCGCGGAGCTCACATCGGTGCCGGGGGCCTCGCGGGTCTTCCGCGGGTCCGTGACCGCTTACGCCACCGCTCTGAAGCACGATGTTCTGGGTGTCGACGGCGCGCTCCTCGACGCGCGCGGTCCGGTGAACGCCGAGGTGGCACAGCAGATGGCGGCCGGGGTACGGCGGGTGATGGGTGCCGACTGGGGAATGGCGACCACCGGGGTGGCCGGACCTGACGCACAGGACGGGCAGCCCGTGGGAACGGTATTTCTAGCGGTTTCCGGACCCGGAGGCGCCGGGAATGTGGCTGCCTTGCGGTTGAACGGGGACAGGGCGGAAATCCGTATGGAGAGCGTACGAAGCGTTCTTGAGCTGCTCTCCGTCGAACTCCGCGAGAATGCGCGGGCACAGGATACGGAACAGAACGGGGGGAATTGA
- a CDS encoding Dps family protein → MAGVKSSLSDADLKVVGDALQGALADLVDLSLVAKQVHWNVVGPRFRSVHLQLDEVVDTARQYTDTVAERASAIGVTPDGRAATVSRTSAISEAPEGWIKDGDAVRILVTALGAVIERMRERIKTTDEPDPVTQDLLIGVAADLEKHAWMFQAESA, encoded by the coding sequence ATGGCTGGCGTGAAAAGCTCTCTGTCCGACGCCGATCTGAAGGTGGTCGGAGACGCACTTCAGGGCGCGCTCGCGGATCTCGTCGATCTGTCCCTGGTGGCCAAGCAGGTGCACTGGAACGTGGTCGGCCCCCGCTTCAGGTCCGTGCACCTCCAGCTCGACGAGGTGGTGGACACGGCCCGGCAGTACACCGACACCGTGGCGGAACGGGCCTCGGCGATCGGCGTTACCCCTGACGGGCGGGCGGCGACGGTGTCCAGAACGAGTGCCATCAGCGAGGCGCCGGAGGGCTGGATCAAGGACGGCGACGCCGTGCGGATCCTGGTGACCGCACTCGGAGCGGTCATCGAGCGCATGCGGGAGCGCATCAAGACGACCGACGAACCGGATCCGGTGACCCAGGATCTGCTGATCGGTGTCGCTGCCGACCTCGAAAAGCATGCATGGATGTTCCAGGCGGAGAGCGCGTGA
- a CDS encoding Fpg/Nei family DNA glycosylase, with protein sequence MPEGDSVAQAAVRLHAALAGRPLIRSDLRVPRFATADLTGRTVLDVTPRGKHLLARIEGGLTLHSHLRMDGAWKIYSPDEHWRGGPAYEIRAVLANADHTAVGYRLPVLELLRTADENKAVGHLGPDLLGPDWDPETALSNLLAEASRPIGEALLDQRNLAGVGNVFKSEICFLLRVTPWLPTGELRLPERAVTVAKKLLEANRDRPVRMTTGLRNQRLFVYGRAPRPCLRCGTSVRKANQGDGSRERPTYWCPRCQAGPTP encoded by the coding sequence ATGCCCGAAGGAGACAGCGTCGCTCAGGCCGCGGTGCGCCTGCACGCGGCTCTCGCCGGTCGCCCCCTCATCCGGTCCGATCTGCGAGTGCCGCGCTTCGCCACCGCCGACCTCACCGGACGCACCGTTCTCGACGTCACGCCGCGCGGCAAGCATCTGCTCGCCCGCATCGAGGGCGGCCTCACCCTGCACAGCCATCTGCGGATGGACGGCGCCTGGAAGATCTACTCCCCGGACGAGCACTGGCGTGGCGGCCCCGCGTACGAGATCCGCGCGGTGCTCGCCAACGCCGATCACACGGCGGTCGGCTACCGTCTGCCGGTGCTGGAGCTGCTGCGCACCGCGGACGAGAACAAGGCGGTGGGACACCTCGGACCGGATCTCCTGGGGCCCGACTGGGATCCGGAGACCGCGCTGAGCAATCTGCTGGCCGAAGCCTCCCGCCCCATTGGCGAGGCCCTCCTCGACCAGCGCAATCTGGCCGGCGTGGGCAATGTCTTCAAGTCCGAGATCTGTTTTCTGCTCCGTGTCACCCCCTGGCTCCCCACCGGCGAGCTCCGCCTTCCCGAGCGGGCCGTAACGGTGGCGAAGAAGCTTCTGGAGGCCAACCGGGACCGGCCGGTCCGGATGACGACAGGGCTGCGCAATCAGCGCCTGTTCGTCTACGGGCGGGCGCCCCGGCCATGTCTGCGGTGCGGGACCTCCGTCCGCAAGGCGAACCAGGGCGACGGCAGCCGTGAACGCCCGACCTACTGGTGCCCACGGTGCCAGGCGGGTCCCACGCCCTAG
- a CDS encoding helix-turn-helix domain-containing protein, translating to MILLRRLLGDVLRRQRQRQGRTLREVSSSARVSLGYLSEVERGQKEASSELLSAICDALDVRMSELMREVSDELSLAELAESAAASEPVPAPVRSMLNSVSVSSVTGVATERVTIKAPAEAVDVVAA from the coding sequence ATGATTCTGCTCCGTCGCCTGTTGGGTGACGTGCTGCGTCGGCAGCGCCAGCGCCAGGGCCGTACTCTGCGCGAAGTCTCCTCGTCCGCCCGAGTCTCTCTCGGTTATCTGTCCGAGGTGGAGCGGGGGCAGAAGGAGGCATCCTCCGAGCTGCTCTCCGCGATCTGCGACGCGCTTGACGTACGGATGTCCGAGCTCATGCGTGAAGTGAGCGACGAACTCTCGCTCGCCGAGCTGGCCGAGTCGGCAGCTGCCAGCGAGCCTGTACCCGCGCCGGTACGGTCGATGCTCAATTCCGTCTCCGTGTCCTCGGTGACGGGTGTAGCGACTGAACGAGTGACGATCAAGGCCCCCGCGGAAGCGGTGGACGTCGTCGCTGCTTAG
- a CDS encoding ATP-dependent helicase encodes MVRPALESFSPATRGWFTGAFDAPTSAQDGAWRAIAEGSDVLVVAPTGSGKTLAAFLAALDQLASAPPPTDARKRCRVLYVSPLKALAVDVERNLRSPLTGIRQESVRLGLPEPEIRVGIRSGDTPAAERRSMATKPPDILITTPESLFLMLTSSARDALAGVETVILDEVHAVAGTKRGAHLAVSLERLDELLPRPARRIGLSATVRPVDEVARYLSPQRRAEIVQPPSGKEFELSVVVPVEDLGELGGSPASDIDPDKAEKPSIWPHVEERIADLVQAHRSTIVFANSRRLAERLCNRLNEIAYERATGEPMPDAHSPAEIMAESGAARGAPALLARAHHGSVSKEQRAQVEEDLKAGRLPAVVATSSLELGIDMGAVDLVIQVESPPSVASGLQRVGRAGHQVGAVSTGVVFPKYRGDLVQAAVVTERMRTGSIEALRIPANPLDVLAQQLVAMVALDSWQADDLLTVVRRAAPFAALPESAFTGVLDMLAGRYPSDAFAELRPRVVWDRITGTVTGRPGAQRLAVTSGGTIPDRGLFGVFLAGTDPKKGGGRVGELDEEMVYESRVGDVFTLGTTSWRIEDITRDRVLVTPAPGVPGRLPFWKGDQLGRPLELGRAVGAFLREVGGLTPDDARARLLAAGLDTWAAENVLSYLDEQRRACGHVPDDRTIVVERFRDELGDWRVVVHSPFGAQVHAPWALALGAKLSERYGMDAQVMHADDGIVLRLPDADLMGLDLLDSAPATQTQAPGPEYDSEQAPLGAADVAFDKGEVSQIVTDQVGGSALFAARFRECAARALLLPRRSPGKRTPLWQQRQRASQLLQVAGEFGSFPIVLEAVRECLQDVFDVPGLTELMGDIESRRVRLVEVTTPEPSPFARSLLFGYVAQFLYEGDSPLAERRAAALSLDSRLLAELLGQAELRELLDADVLDELESELQWLAEDRRIKDAEGVADRLRLLGPLTDAELAVRGAEPGWASELAAARRTIRVRIAGADHWAAIEDAGRLRDALGTALPVGVPEAFTEPVKDPLGDLLSRFARTHGPFTSSTAAARFGLGTAVTDGALQRLAAAGRVVQGEFHPSGIGQEWCDATVLRRLRRRSLAALRQELEPVAPAALASFLPQWQHLEGSSLRGIDGLARAVEQLQGAPVPASALEKLILPSRVAGYTPALLDELTTTGEVVWAGAGALAGKDGWISLFLADAAPLLVPPPHPLELSALHESVFKVLSPGYGLFFRQIADEVRATTHPDATDTQLADAVWDLAWSGRLTNDSLAPLRSLLGSGRTAGSTAHRARRTVPRGRYGSLTGAARPTSRTGPPTVSGRWSVLPETESDATHRAHALARTLLDRHGVVTRGAVAAEGVEGGFSAVYRVLSAFEDSGQARRGYVVEGLGAAQFAMEGAVDRLRTAATARDRMEAGPPGRALVLAAADPANAYGAALPWPESPGGAGHRPGRKAGSLVVLVDGELVLYLERGGKSLLAWPAGPDDLRLPAAGQALAASARAGALGTLTVERTNGESALTSDLGRHLEAAGFVATPRGLRLRA; translated from the coding sequence ATGGTCAGGCCGGCACTCGAATCCTTCTCCCCCGCGACCCGCGGCTGGTTCACGGGGGCTTTCGACGCGCCCACGTCCGCACAGGACGGTGCGTGGCGGGCGATCGCCGAGGGCTCCGACGTCCTGGTGGTCGCGCCGACCGGTTCCGGGAAGACTCTCGCCGCTTTCCTGGCCGCCCTCGACCAGCTTGCGTCGGCTCCGCCGCCCACCGATGCCAGGAAGCGCTGCCGGGTGCTGTACGTGTCGCCGTTGAAGGCCCTCGCGGTCGACGTGGAGCGCAATCTGCGCAGTCCTCTCACCGGAATCCGTCAGGAGTCGGTGCGGCTGGGGCTGCCCGAGCCGGAGATCAGGGTGGGCATCCGCTCGGGCGACACCCCGGCGGCCGAGCGCCGCTCGATGGCGACGAAGCCGCCGGACATTCTGATCACCACGCCCGAGTCGCTGTTCCTGATGCTCACCTCGTCTGCCCGGGACGCGCTGGCGGGCGTCGAGACCGTGATCCTGGACGAGGTGCACGCGGTGGCGGGCACCAAGCGCGGTGCACACCTCGCTGTGTCACTGGAGCGGCTCGACGAGCTGCTCCCCCGGCCGGCGCGGCGCATCGGCCTGTCCGCGACGGTCCGGCCGGTGGACGAGGTCGCCCGTTATCTGTCGCCGCAGCGCAGGGCCGAGATCGTCCAGCCCCCCTCGGGCAAGGAGTTCGAGCTGTCGGTGGTCGTTCCGGTCGAGGATCTGGGCGAGCTGGGCGGCTCGCCGGCATCCGACATCGACCCGGACAAGGCGGAGAAGCCGTCGATCTGGCCTCATGTCGAGGAGCGCATCGCCGATCTGGTGCAGGCGCATCGCTCGACCATCGTGTTCGCCAATTCCCGCCGCCTGGCGGAGCGTCTGTGCAACCGCCTCAACGAGATCGCCTATGAGCGGGCCACCGGGGAGCCCATGCCCGACGCGCACTCCCCCGCAGAGATCATGGCTGAGTCCGGCGCGGCCAGGGGAGCGCCCGCGCTGCTCGCCCGCGCCCATCACGGCTCGGTGTCCAAGGAGCAGCGCGCCCAGGTCGAGGAGGATCTGAAGGCGGGCCGGCTGCCGGCCGTGGTCGCCACGTCCAGCCTTGAGCTCGGCATCGACATGGGTGCGGTGGATCTGGTCATCCAGGTCGAGTCGCCGCCGTCCGTCGCCTCCGGACTGCAGCGGGTGGGCCGTGCGGGCCACCAGGTGGGAGCGGTGTCGACCGGGGTGGTCTTCCCTAAGTACCGGGGCGACCTGGTGCAGGCCGCAGTAGTCACCGAGCGGATGCGTACGGGTTCGATCGAAGCACTCCGGATCCCGGCCAACCCGTTGGACGTGCTGGCCCAGCAGCTGGTGGCCATGGTCGCCCTGGACAGCTGGCAGGCCGACGACCTGCTGACGGTGGTCCGCAGGGCGGCGCCGTTCGCCGCACTCCCCGAATCGGCCTTCACCGGAGTGCTGGACATGCTCGCCGGGCGCTATCCGTCGGACGCCTTCGCGGAGCTGCGACCGCGCGTGGTCTGGGACCGGATCACCGGTACGGTCACCGGCCGCCCCGGGGCGCAGCGTCTCGCCGTAACCTCCGGCGGCACCATCCCCGACCGCGGCCTCTTCGGTGTCTTCCTTGCCGGTACCGATCCGAAAAAGGGTGGCGGGCGGGTCGGTGAGCTGGACGAGGAGATGGTCTACGAATCCCGGGTGGGGGACGTATTCACCCTGGGCACCACCTCCTGGCGTATCGAGGACATCACCCGGGACCGGGTGCTGGTCACACCGGCGCCGGGTGTGCCGGGCCGCCTGCCGTTCTGGAAGGGCGACCAGCTGGGCCGCCCGCTGGAGCTGGGCCGTGCGGTCGGAGCCTTCCTGCGCGAGGTCGGCGGTCTGACTCCCGACGACGCCCGCGCAAGGCTGCTCGCCGCCGGTCTCGACACCTGGGCCGCGGAGAACGTGCTGTCCTACCTCGACGAACAGCGCCGGGCCTGCGGCCATGTCCCCGACGACCGCACCATCGTCGTGGAGCGCTTCCGCGATGAGCTGGGCGACTGGCGGGTCGTCGTCCATTCACCCTTCGGCGCTCAGGTGCACGCCCCCTGGGCGCTGGCTCTCGGCGCCAAGCTCTCCGAGCGGTACGGCATGGACGCCCAGGTGATGCATGCCGACGACGGCATCGTGCTGCGGCTGCCCGACGCCGACCTGATGGGCCTCGACCTGCTGGACAGCGCCCCGGCCACGCAGACCCAGGCACCCGGACCTGAGTACGACAGTGAGCAGGCTCCGCTGGGAGCCGCCGATGTCGCTTTCGACAAGGGCGAGGTCAGCCAGATCGTCACCGACCAGGTCGGTGGGTCGGCGCTCTTCGCCGCGAGGTTCCGCGAATGCGCGGCGCGCGCGCTGTTGCTGCCCCGGCGCAGCCCGGGCAAGCGGACACCGCTGTGGCAGCAGCGCCAGCGCGCCTCGCAGCTTCTGCAGGTGGCCGGCGAGTTCGGCTCGTTCCCGATCGTCCTGGAAGCGGTCCGGGAGTGCCTCCAGGACGTCTTCGACGTGCCCGGGCTCACGGAGCTGATGGGCGACATCGAGTCACGGCGGGTGCGACTCGTCGAGGTCACCACCCCGGAGCCGTCGCCGTTCGCCCGGTCCCTGCTCTTCGGCTATGTCGCCCAGTTCCTCTACGAAGGGGATTCCCCGCTTGCCGAGCGGCGGGCGGCCGCCCTCTCCCTCGACTCGCGCCTGCTGGCCGAGCTGCTGGGCCAGGCCGAGCTGCGCGAACTGCTCGACGCCGATGTGCTGGACGAGCTGGAGAGCGAGCTCCAGTGGCTGGCCGAGGACCGGCGGATCAAGGACGCCGAGGGCGTCGCCGACCGATTGCGGCTGCTCGGCCCGCTGACCGACGCGGAGCTCGCCGTGCGCGGCGCGGAGCCCGGATGGGCTTCCGAGCTCGCGGCAGCCCGCCGCACCATCCGGGTCCGTATCGCCGGGGCGGATCACTGGGCGGCGATCGAGGACGCCGGCCGACTGCGGGACGCGCTGGGCACTGCCCTTCCGGTGGGCGTACCCGAGGCGTTCACCGAGCCGGTCAAGGACCCGCTGGGCGATCTTCTCTCCCGCTTCGCACGCACGCACGGCCCCTTCACCTCGTCCACGGCCGCGGCACGCTTCGGCCTGGGCACCGCGGTCACCGACGGCGCGCTGCAGCGTCTCGCGGCGGCGGGCCGGGTGGTGCAGGGCGAGTTCCACCCGTCCGGCATCGGCCAGGAGTGGTGCGACGCCACTGTGCTGCGCCGACTGCGCCGGCGCTCGCTGGCTGCCCTTCGCCAGGAGCTCGAACCCGTTGCTCCCGCAGCGCTCGCCTCCTTCCTGCCTCAATGGCAGCATCTCGAGGGCAGCAGTCTGCGCGGTATCGACGGCCTGGCCCGCGCGGTGGAGCAGCTGCAGGGCGCTCCTGTCCCGGCATCGGCGCTGGAGAAGCTGATCCTCCCTTCACGGGTGGCCGGCTACACCCCCGCCCTGCTCGATGAACTCACCACCACGGGTGAGGTGGTCTGGGCCGGCGCGGGTGCGCTTGCCGGGAAGGACGGCTGGATCTCGCTCTTCCTCGCGGACGCCGCCCCGCTGCTCGTTCCGCCCCCGCACCCGCTGGAACTCAGCGCGCTGCACGAGTCCGTCTTCAAGGTGCTCTCACCCGGTTACGGTCTCTTCTTCCGCCAGATCGCCGACGAGGTGCGCGCCACCACCCATCCCGACGCCACGGACACACAACTGGCCGACGCGGTCTGGGACCTCGCGTGGTCCGGCCGGCTGACGAACGACTCGCTGGCCCCGCTCCGCTCCCTGCTGGGCTCGGGCCGCACCGCGGGTTCCACGGCTCATCGGGCCCGGCGCACCGTTCCCCGCGGCCGGTACGGCTCACTCACCGGCGCCGCCCGCCCCACTTCACGTACCGGTCCGCCGACCGTATCGGGCCGCTGGTCCGTGCTTCCGGAGACCGAGTCGGATGCGACCCACCGTGCCCATGCATTGGCCCGTACGCTGCTCGACCGGCACGGCGTCGTCACGCGCGGTGCGGTCGCCGCCGAAGGGGTCGAGGGCGGATTCTCGGCTGTATACCGCGTCCTCTCGGCATTCGAGGACAGTGGTCAGGCCCGCAGGGGCTACGTCGTCGAAGGCCTGGGCGCGGCCCAGTTCGCGATGGAGGGTGCCGTCGACCGGCTGCGTACGGCGGCGACCGCCCGGGACCGCATGGAGGCGGGTCCCCCCGGCCGCGCGCTGGTGCTCGCGGCGGCCGATCCGGCGAATGCCTACGGCGCGGCGCTGCCCTGGCCGGAGTCACCCGGGGGTGCGGGCCACAGACCGGGTCGCAAGGCGGGATCGCTGGTCGTGCTGGTGGACGGGGAGCTGGTCCTCTACCTGGAGCGCGGCGGCAAGAGTCTGCTGGCCTGGCCTGCCGGGCCCGACGATCTCCGGCTGCCTGCCGCCGGTCAGGCCCTGGCGGCATCGGCCCGCGCGGGCGCGCTCGGCACACTGACCGTGGAACGCACCAACGGCGAATCGGCACTGACGTCGGATCTGGGCCGGCACCTGGAGGCCGCCGGATTCGTGGCCACGCCGAGAGGGCTGCGGCTCCGCGCCTGA
- the pgsA gene encoding CDP-diacylglycerol--glycerol-3-phosphate 3-phosphatidyltransferase, with translation MTGVPASATGGTGAKPAPGGKLGAAAVNQASLWNVANLLTMVRLVLVPGFVLLLLHDGGYDPEWRAWAWAAFAVAMITDIFDGHLARTYNLVTDFGKIADPIADKAIMGAALICLSYLGDLPWWVTGVILFRELGITLMRFWVIRHAVIPASRGGKLKTLAQGTAVGMYVLALTGPLATLRFWVMAVAVVLTVVTGLDYVQQAVTARRMGLAAERAAR, from the coding sequence ATGACCGGAGTCCCGGCATCCGCCACCGGCGGTACCGGAGCAAAGCCGGCCCCCGGGGGCAAGCTGGGCGCTGCGGCCGTCAACCAGGCCAGCCTGTGGAACGTCGCCAACCTGCTCACCATGGTCCGGCTGGTCCTCGTGCCCGGCTTCGTCCTCCTGCTGCTCCATGACGGGGGCTATGACCCGGAGTGGCGTGCCTGGGCATGGGCCGCCTTCGCCGTCGCGATGATCACTGACATCTTCGACGGTCATCTGGCCCGTACGTACAACCTGGTCACCGACTTCGGCAAGATCGCCGATCCCATCGCCGACAAGGCGATCATGGGGGCGGCGCTGATCTGCCTGTCGTATCTCGGAGATCTGCCCTGGTGGGTGACGGGGGTGATCCTCTTCCGTGAGCTGGGCATCACGCTCATGCGGTTCTGGGTGATCAGGCACGCGGTGATTCCGGCCAGCCGGGGCGGAAAGCTCAAGACGCTGGCGCAGGGCACGGCGGTGGGGATGTACGTCCTGGCTCTCACCGGCCCGCTGGCCACGCTGCGGTTCTGGGTCATGGCGGTCGCCGTGGTGCTGACCGTGGTGACCGGACTTGACTATGTACAGCAGGCTGTGACGGCGCGGCGTATGGGGCTTGCGGCGGAGCGGGCCGCACGGTGA
- a CDS encoding AzlC family ABC transporter permease produces the protein MAIERTIIEETGTAPDPKPDAAVIRDALGVGIAVGLSGFAFGVTAAGSGLTVLQTCVMSLLVFTGASQFALVGALAAGGSPFTAAAGAFFVGIRNTFYGLRLSQLLALPRALRPFAAHWVIDETTAVTLAQPTRRAARIGFTVTGLTLYVLWNLTTLLGALGAHQLGDPDAWGLDAAGPAVFLALLAPMLRTVTERAAAGLAVVLGLGLLPVLPVGVPVLIAALAAPAVLFLKGRTTFRTAPADKEQDR, from the coding sequence GTGGCAATAGAACGGACAATCATCGAGGAGACCGGCACAGCCCCGGATCCCAAGCCGGACGCGGCCGTCATCAGGGACGCACTGGGTGTCGGTATCGCCGTCGGGCTCTCCGGTTTCGCCTTCGGCGTGACCGCGGCGGGCTCCGGCCTCACCGTGCTGCAGACCTGTGTGATGAGCCTGCTGGTCTTCACCGGAGCTTCGCAGTTCGCGCTGGTCGGAGCGCTGGCCGCGGGCGGCAGCCCCTTCACTGCGGCCGCCGGAGCCTTCTTCGTCGGCATACGCAACACCTTCTACGGGCTGCGGCTCTCCCAGCTGCTCGCCCTGCCACGCGCCCTGCGCCCTTTCGCGGCGCACTGGGTGATCGACGAAACCACCGCCGTCACCCTGGCGCAGCCCACCCGAAGGGCCGCCCGCATCGGGTTCACCGTCACCGGCCTGACCCTCTATGTGCTGTGGAATCTCACCACGCTGCTGGGCGCACTGGGCGCACACCAGCTCGGTGACCCCGATGCCTGGGGTCTCGACGCGGCAGGTCCTGCGGTCTTTCTCGCGCTGCTCGCCCCCATGCTGCGCACGGTGACGGAGCGTGCGGCTGCCGGGCTCGCCGTCGTCCTGGGGCTCGGGCTGCTGCCGGTTCTGCCGGTGGGCGTGCCCGTGCTGATCGCCGCACTCGCGGCGCCCGCGGTGCTGTTCCTCAAGGGCCGCACCACCTTCCGCACCGCCCCCGCAGACAAGGAGCAGGACCGATGA
- a CDS encoding AraC family transcriptional regulator, with product MAPGTEEQARHWRLDELPGVDLLHARYIRKSFAWHTHETFVIAAITHGVEAFHHRNELVRAGAGQLGLVNPDTPHTGYAGVPEGWTYRTLYPAADLIAGIAADISTLSGPVGFTSPVVDDPGAAQLVVGVHEAAEQGNALAADTMLRLAVARLLRSHGGTIPERPARTAGARNAARARAVLEEEMARPPSLEKLAADLGTSPFALLRAFKDTYGMPPHTWLTDARVRRARRLLDAGAAPAETAVAVGFTDQPHLNRHFARIVGVPPGAYRRGRARTYKT from the coding sequence ATGGCCCCCGGAACCGAGGAGCAGGCGAGGCACTGGCGGCTGGACGAACTGCCCGGTGTCGATCTGCTGCACGCGCGCTACATCCGGAAATCCTTTGCCTGGCACACGCACGAGACCTTTGTCATCGCGGCGATCACCCATGGCGTCGAGGCCTTCCATCACCGCAACGAGCTCGTCCGGGCGGGGGCGGGCCAGCTCGGCCTGGTGAACCCCGACACGCCGCACACCGGTTACGCGGGGGTGCCCGAAGGGTGGACCTATCGCACGCTCTATCCGGCAGCCGATCTCATCGCCGGGATCGCGGCCGACATCAGCACCCTCAGCGGTCCCGTCGGATTCACCTCGCCGGTCGTGGACGACCCCGGCGCGGCTCAGTTGGTCGTCGGGGTGCACGAGGCGGCCGAGCAGGGAAACGCGCTCGCCGCGGACACCATGCTGAGGCTCGCCGTGGCCCGGTTGCTGCGCTCCCACGGCGGCACCATCCCCGAACGCCCCGCGCGCACGGCCGGAGCGCGGAACGCCGCACGCGCGCGGGCGGTCCTGGAGGAGGAGATGGCGCGGCCGCCTTCCCTCGAGAAACTCGCCGCCGACCTCGGCACCAGCCCGTTCGCCCTGCTGCGGGCCTTCAAGGACACCTACGGCATGCCACCGCACACCTGGCTCACCGACGCACGGGTGCGCCGGGCCCGCCGGCTGCTGGACGCGGGCGCGGCGCCGGCGGAAACAGCGGTCGCTGTCGGCTTCACCGACCAGCCTCATCTGAACCGGCACTTCGCCAGGATTGTGGGGGTTCCCCCCGGTGCGTACCGTCGTGGGCGCGCAAGAACGTACAAGACCTGA
- a CDS encoding AzlD domain-containing protein: MNIWIAVAVTAAGCYLVKLLGLLVPAGVLERPVVGRLSALLPVAVLAALTAQQTFGDGQQLVLDARGAGLAAAALALLLRAPFLVVVGAAVLVTAGVRALG, translated from the coding sequence ATGAACATCTGGATCGCCGTCGCGGTGACCGCGGCCGGCTGCTACCTCGTCAAACTGCTCGGTCTGCTGGTTCCGGCCGGCGTGCTGGAGCGCCCGGTGGTCGGACGGCTCTCCGCCCTGCTGCCGGTCGCCGTGCTGGCTGCTCTCACCGCCCAGCAGACCTTCGGCGACGGGCAGCAGCTCGTTCTGGACGCCCGTGGTGCGGGGCTGGCCGCTGCCGCGCTGGCGCTGCTGCTGCGCGCTCCCTTTCTCGTCGTCGTCGGAGCTGCCGTGCTCGTCACCGCCGGGGTGCGCGCCCTGGGCTGA